In Sneathia sanguinegens, the following proteins share a genomic window:
- a CDS encoding MalY/PatB family protein gives MKYNFDEEFDRSKTYTRKWDRLEKGVIPMNIADLDYRVCPNIQKALEKVAKSSDYSYTYVRDEYYNALINWHKKRLGVDIKKEDIKLVFGTCSVLHYIVQCFAKEHSNILINTPCYEPFVLAVRRNNCTVIANELVEKDNKYYIDFKKLEEDIIKYKVKIYILCNPQNPSGRIWTREELQKVVDLCEKYKVLLVSDEVHRDILRKDESFVSILNLTNNAIVCCSPNKTFNLGGLKGSYIIIQNKDIRDKMLKYLEKVYVTSPHVFMQAAHITAYTECDEWVKELNEYIDKNFEYFESFMKNNLPNIQVMKAQAGFLAWINMKQLFKSEEEMKKYFDKIKVLPVYGTYFSEKSDSGWVRLNLGCTMKTLKTVLNRMLLYR, from the coding sequence ATGAAATATAATTTTGATGAAGAATTTGATAGAAGTAAGACATATACAAGAAAATGGGATCGCTTGGAAAAAGGTGTTATACCAATGAATATAGCAGATCTTGATTACAGAGTTTGTCCTAATATACAAAAAGCACTAGAAAAAGTTGCAAAAAGTTCAGACTATAGTTATACCTATGTAAGAGATGAATACTATAATGCACTTATTAATTGGCATAAAAAAAGACTAGGGGTAGATATTAAAAAAGAAGATATAAAATTAGTCTTTGGGACATGTTCAGTTTTACATTATATAGTTCAATGTTTTGCAAAAGAACATTCAAATATATTAATTAATACGCCTTGTTATGAACCTTTTGTTCTTGCAGTTAGAAGAAATAATTGTACTGTTATAGCAAATGAATTAGTAGAAAAGGATAATAAATATTATATTGATTTTAAAAAATTAGAAGAGGATATAATAAAATATAAGGTTAAAATATATATTTTATGTAATCCTCAAAATCCAAGTGGTAGAATTTGGACAAGGGAAGAATTACAAAAAGTTGTAGACTTATGTGAAAAATATAAAGTATTACTTGTAAGTGATGAAGTACATAGGGATATATTAAGAAAAGATGAAAGTTTTGTTTCTATTCTAAATTTAACAAATAATGCTATAGTTTGTTGTTCACCTAATAAAACTTTTAATTTAGGAGGCTTGAAAGGAAGTTATATAATTATCCAAAATAAGGATATTAGAGATAAAATGCTAAAATATCTTGAAAAAGTTTATGTAACCTCACCGCATGTATTTATGCAAGCAGCACATATTACAGCATATACTGAATGTGATGAATGGGTGAAAGAATTAAATGAGTATATTGATAAAAATTTTGAATATTTTGAGTCATTTATGAAGAATAATTTACCTAATATACAAGTAATGAAAGCACAAGCAGGGTTTCTTGCTTGGATTAATATGAAACAATTATTTAAATCAGAAGAAGAAATGAAGAAATATTTTGATAAGATAAAAGTATTACCAGTTTATGGAACATATTTTTCAGAAAAAAGTGATTCAGGTTGGGTAAGATTGAATTTAGGCTGCACAATGAAGACTTTAAAAACTGTTTTAAATAGAATGTTACTCTATAGATAA
- a CDS encoding ABC transporter substrate-binding protein: MKRIIKLLILFTLLFSCSNKTKSSFSTKNLTVTYVTSPLNVPSIIEKQNSIFSKYLKDVDIKYAEITSGADQSQALASGSVQILNAIGGSSVIASAANGADIKILNIYSRAPKAFALFSKDATLNSPESLKGKTIAGPMGTNLHELLVSYLKSKNLTINDVKFVNMSIPDALAALSSGSIDVALLGGPAAYKAEKAGLHKITDGEGYIEALICVATTQKYYNEHRDIIDAFLKAQKEVLDFMKNKPEDTKKIVCEALKLDNLAYDTMFKQYNFESKVSDKDIEGLQKTADFMYQNKMIKNPIQAKDLIIK, translated from the coding sequence ATGAAAAGAATTATAAAATTACTTATTTTATTTACATTACTATTTTCATGTTCTAATAAAACAAAATCAAGCTTTAGTACAAAAAATTTAACTGTAACTTATGTTACTTCACCTTTAAATGTTCCTTCTATTATTGAAAAACAAAATTCTATTTTTTCAAAATATTTAAAGGATGTTGATATTAAATATGCTGAAATTACAAGTGGTGCTGATCAAAGTCAAGCTCTAGCTTCAGGTTCTGTACAAATTTTAAATGCAATTGGTGGTTCTTCAGTAATAGCTAGTGCTGCAAATGGTGCAGATATTAAGATATTAAATATCTATTCTCGTGCTCCAAAAGCCTTTGCTTTATTCTCAAAGGATGCTACATTAAATAGCCCTGAATCTTTAAAGGGAAAAACAATAGCAGGACCTATGGGAACTAATTTACATGAATTACTTGTTTCATATTTAAAAAGCAAAAATTTAACTATAAATGATGTTAAATTTGTAAATATGAGTATTCCTGATGCACTAGCAGCTCTTTCATCTGGTAGCATTGATGTTGCCCTACTTGGAGGACCTGCAGCATATAAGGCTGAAAAAGCAGGTTTACATAAGATAACAGATGGTGAAGGTTATATAGAAGCTCTTATCTGTGTTGCAACTACACAAAAGTATTATAATGAACACAGAGATATAATTGATGCTTTCTTAAAAGCTCAAAAAGAAGTTCTTGACTTTATGAAAAATAAACCTGAAGACACAAAGAAAATTGTTTGTGAAGCTTTAAAATTAGATAATCTTGCTTATGATACTATGTTTAAACAATATAACTTTGAATCTAAAGTATCAGATAAAGACATTGAAGGTCTACAAAAAACAGCAGACTTTATGTACCAAAACAAGATGATAAAAAATCCTATACAAGCAAAAGATTTAATAATAAAATAA
- a CDS encoding ABC transporter ATP-binding protein, which translates to MIEIKNLVKKYDEHLIFNNINLSIDKNKITIILGKSGCGKTTLLRLISGLEKYDSGEILLPNLKCSYIFQEPRLLPWLTVFENIKLVNENLSTDEINKLITMINLDKFGNSYPNELSGGMKSRVNLARAFAYKPNYLLMDEPFSSLDDFTRIKMQQELLKLYNKEKCGILFVTHNIDEALMLADKIIVLKSGEIYSTYSINSKIRDLLSDDFINLKRKIRDDIWRL; encoded by the coding sequence ATGATAGAAATAAAAAATTTAGTTAAAAAATATGATGAGCATCTTATTTTTAATAATATTAATTTAAGTATAGACAAAAATAAAATTACTATTATCTTAGGAAAATCTGGTTGTGGAAAAACTACTCTACTTAGATTAATTAGTGGTTTAGAAAAATATGATTCTGGAGAAATTCTTCTTCCTAATCTTAAATGTTCATATATTTTTCAAGAGCCTAGATTACTTCCTTGGTTAACAGTTTTTGAGAATATAAAGCTTGTTAATGAAAATTTATCTACAGATGAGATCAATAAATTAATAACTATGATAAATTTGGATAAATTTGGAAATTCCTATCCTAATGAATTATCCGGTGGTATGAAAAGTAGAGTTAATTTAGCAAGAGCTTTTGCATATAAGCCAAATTATTTGCTAATGGATGAACCTTTTTCAAGTTTGGATGATTTTACAAGAATTAAAATGCAACAGGAATTATTAAAATTATATAACAAAGAAAAATGTGGCATACTTTTTGTGACACATAATATCGATGAAGCTCTTATGCTAGCAGATAAAATCATTGTCTTAAAAAGTGGTGAAATATATTCTACATATTCAATAAATAGTAAAATACGAGATTTATTAAGTGATGATTTTATCAATTTAAAAAGAAAAATTCGTGATGATATTTGGAGGTTATGA